One genomic region from Curtobacterium sp. 9128 encodes:
- a CDS encoding acyl-CoA thioesterase — MNLYFRLLLLRLRTRTGPRLSLWDEARTPFRVTLTDLDPLRHVNNGKYLSMLDLGRLDLMIRSGFWGSLTDRGWYPVVAAQTITYKRSLTLGQRFELVTRVLGVDERSVYLEQTFVRRGEVIARAVVQGRFLRKTGGTVSPSELLDAVGGAPSDLSLPEWVHEWAGAVRISSDAA, encoded by the coding sequence GTGAACCTGTACTTCCGACTGCTGCTCCTGCGCCTGCGGACCCGCACCGGTCCGCGACTGTCGCTCTGGGACGAAGCGCGGACACCGTTCCGGGTGACCCTCACCGACCTCGATCCGCTGCGGCACGTGAACAACGGCAAGTACCTGTCGATGCTCGACCTCGGGCGGCTCGACCTGATGATCCGGTCGGGGTTCTGGGGTTCGTTGACCGACCGCGGGTGGTACCCGGTCGTCGCGGCGCAGACGATCACGTACAAGCGGTCGCTGACGCTCGGGCAGCGGTTCGAACTGGTGACGCGGGTGCTCGGCGTGGACGAGCGGTCGGTGTACCTCGAGCAGACGTTCGTCCGGCGGGGGGAGGTCATCGCGCGCGCCGTCGTGCAGGGGCGGTTCCTCCGGAAGACGGGTGGGACGGTGTCCCCGTCGGAGCTCCTCGACGCCGTGGGTGGGGCGCCGTCCGACCTCTCGCTGCCCGAGTGGGTGCACGAGTGGGCCGGTGCCGTCCGGATCAGCAGCGACGCGGCGTGA
- a CDS encoding TetR/AcrR family transcriptional regulator, with protein MDRTTTKPMRADARRNRDAIITAARQVFEQGGTLAPIDGIATAAGVGNATLYRNFPTREDLLAAVMAESFHAALRDSRDLEELPADDALAEWMFRVTWQLRIWQNLPTCIAGAIGDDDSPVSSVCAGLTERTGEFLERARSDGSATDAASAEDVFELLTTLSWGVDRFGDDQDRARARVRLGTAGLFSGAARPAQR; from the coding sequence ATGGACCGGACGACCACGAAGCCCATGCGCGCCGACGCACGACGCAACCGTGACGCGATCATCACCGCGGCTCGACAGGTGTTCGAACAGGGCGGCACCCTCGCGCCGATCGACGGCATCGCGACCGCGGCCGGCGTCGGGAACGCGACCCTGTACCGCAACTTCCCGACACGGGAAGACCTCCTCGCGGCCGTGATGGCGGAGAGCTTCCACGCAGCACTCCGCGACTCCCGAGACCTCGAGGAGCTGCCCGCCGACGACGCCCTCGCCGAGTGGATGTTCCGCGTGACCTGGCAGCTCCGGATCTGGCAGAACCTGCCGACCTGCATCGCGGGTGCCATCGGCGACGACGACTCGCCCGTCAGCAGCGTCTGCGCCGGCCTGACCGAGCGGACGGGGGAGTTCCTCGAGCGGGCCCGGTCGGATGGATCGGCGACCGACGCGGCGAGCGCCGAGGACGTCTTCGAGCTGCTGACGACGCTCTCGTGGGGAGTGGACCGGTTCGGCGACGACCAGGACCGAGCCAGGGCTCGAGTCCGGCTCGGCACCGCCGGCCTGTTCAGCGGCGCCGCGCGACCGGCGCAGCGCTGA
- a CDS encoding YdeI/OmpD-associated family protein, translating to MCRMEIEPFVVVNAAAWRAWLDANEDSSDGVWLVLAKKGTTEPTSVTYAQALDEALCSGWIDGQKRSLDAATFLQRFTPRRKASLWSERNIGLVATLIADGRMRDRGQAEIDRAKEDGRWDRAYAGAASITVPDDLQAALDAAPAAAALFADLDATNRYAVLHRITTAPSATARTNRLTKLVGMLERGETPYPRPAGGQVR from the coding sequence ATGTGCCGCATGGAGATCGAGCCGTTCGTCGTCGTGAACGCCGCAGCCTGGCGCGCGTGGCTCGACGCGAACGAGGACTCCTCCGACGGGGTCTGGCTCGTGCTCGCGAAGAAGGGCACGACGGAGCCGACGTCCGTGACCTACGCCCAGGCGCTCGACGAGGCACTCTGCTCCGGGTGGATCGACGGTCAGAAGCGCAGCCTCGACGCCGCGACGTTCCTGCAGCGGTTCACGCCGCGTCGGAAGGCCTCGCTGTGGTCCGAGCGCAACATCGGGCTCGTCGCGACGCTCATCGCCGACGGGCGGATGCGGGACCGGGGTCAGGCGGAGATCGACCGCGCGAAGGAGGACGGGCGCTGGGACCGCGCCTACGCCGGAGCCGCCTCGATCACGGTGCCCGACGACCTGCAGGCAGCGCTCGACGCCGCTCCGGCCGCAGCCGCACTGTTCGCCGACCTCGACGCCACGAACCGGTACGCGGTGCTGCACCGGATCACGACCGCCCCGAGCGCGACCGCGCGGACGAACCGGCTGACGAAGCTCGTCGGGATGCTGGAGCGCGGCGAGACCCCGTACCCGCGCCCGGCAGGGGGACAGGTCCGCTGA
- a CDS encoding LssY C-terminal domain-containing protein — protein MRSPIPSVVRRIDGAFAWLAIVAAALLAVVLATQAFARGWSQSWFVVLVYLVIAYLVLPRLHTALAAVYLPDYFIGRTRTREGILGDPVNIALMGSEEQIHTVMRDAGWVLADDLGFRANLRIVVATLTRRSYPNAPVSNLYLFGGRQAFCYQQEVGNSPGKRHHVRFWRTPDDWLLPGGRRVEWLAAATFDSGVGFSVFTWQVTHRVAQDIDAERDHVVGSLGPAARVDVIEAFSAGYHSRNGGGDAIQTDGDLPVADLGSVVADEPARQETSRRVGRVRPGEVVAGVLLMAIRPLAAAALVLAVVTGVDIAGLLGPTADTASLATPGVRVVLAVVFGIVSLFWWVLTLRVWLGRPFARFTAMTLSTIGIVTVATAWIGGTESLTMQSGLAGFALDIAILFALSGAESRQWTLGRKRRRRRSPGGVVSPRA, from the coding sequence ATGCGCTCCCCGATCCCGTCGGTCGTCCGGCGGATCGACGGTGCCTTCGCGTGGCTCGCCATCGTCGCGGCGGCTCTGCTGGCGGTCGTCCTCGCGACCCAGGCCTTCGCCCGCGGGTGGAGCCAGAGCTGGTTCGTCGTGCTCGTCTACCTGGTCATCGCGTACCTGGTGCTCCCCCGGCTGCACACGGCGCTCGCCGCGGTGTACCTGCCCGACTACTTCATCGGCAGGACCCGGACCCGCGAGGGCATCCTCGGCGACCCGGTGAACATCGCGCTGATGGGGTCGGAGGAGCAGATCCACACGGTGATGCGGGACGCCGGGTGGGTGCTGGCGGACGACCTCGGCTTCCGGGCGAACCTGCGCATCGTCGTCGCGACGCTGACCAGGCGGAGCTACCCGAACGCCCCGGTGTCGAACCTGTACCTCTTCGGCGGACGGCAGGCGTTCTGCTACCAGCAGGAGGTCGGCAACAGCCCTGGTAAGCGGCACCACGTGCGGTTCTGGCGGACGCCGGACGACTGGCTGCTGCCCGGTGGGCGCCGGGTGGAGTGGCTCGCGGCGGCGACGTTCGACAGCGGGGTCGGTTTCAGCGTGTTCACGTGGCAGGTCACGCACCGTGTCGCGCAGGACATCGACGCCGAACGCGACCACGTCGTCGGGTCGCTCGGTCCTGCTGCGCGGGTCGACGTCATCGAGGCGTTCTCCGCCGGCTACCACTCGAGGAACGGTGGCGGGGACGCGATCCAGACCGACGGGGACCTGCCCGTCGCGGATCTCGGGTCCGTCGTCGCCGACGAACCGGCACGCCAGGAGACCTCGCGTCGGGTCGGCCGTGTCCGTCCGGGCGAGGTCGTCGCGGGCGTGCTGCTCATGGCGATCCGGCCCCTCGCGGCCGCCGCGCTCGTGCTCGCTGTCGTCACCGGGGTCGACATCGCGGGGTTGCTGGGGCCGACGGCGGACACAGCCTCGCTCGCGACACCCGGGGTCCGCGTCGTGCTCGCCGTGGTCTTCGGCATCGTGTCGCTGTTCTGGTGGGTGCTGACCCTCCGTGTCTGGCTCGGTCGACCGTTCGCCCGGTTCACGGCGATGACACTGTCGACGATCGGGATCGTCACGGTCGCCACCGCCTGGATCGGCGGGACCGAATCGCTGACGATGCAGAGCGGGCTTGCGGGGTTCGCGCTCGACATCGCGATCCTGTTCGCGCTGTCCGGGGCGGAGTCCCGCCAGTGGACGCTCGGCCGCAAGCGTCGCCGTCGCCGGTCCCCAGGGGGCGTCGTCAGCCCGCGCGCGTAG
- a CDS encoding SDR family oxidoreductase: MDIAGSVALVTGSNRGIGRRFVTQLLERGAAKVYATARRPELVDIEGVEVLPLDITDQASVTAAAERAGDVTLLINNAGIATQSSLLTDDLENVRREMDTHFWGNLSMVRAFAPVIERNGGGTIVNVLSALSWFAYPGSGGYAAAKAAEWNMTNAVRLELVPRGVTVQGLHLGAADTDIMAGYEGQMIDPMEVAIASLDGVQRDAAEVVVDEWSALVKASLAADPAAFYAQFGI, encoded by the coding sequence ATGGACATCGCCGGATCGGTCGCACTCGTCACCGGGTCGAACCGCGGCATCGGTCGCCGCTTCGTCACGCAGCTCCTGGAGCGTGGTGCAGCCAAGGTCTACGCGACCGCGCGCCGCCCCGAGCTCGTCGACATCGAGGGCGTCGAGGTGCTCCCGCTCGACATCACCGACCAGGCGTCCGTCACCGCCGCGGCCGAGCGCGCCGGGGACGTCACCCTGCTGATCAACAACGCCGGGATCGCGACGCAGTCCTCGCTGCTGACCGACGACCTCGAGAACGTGCGGCGCGAGATGGACACGCACTTCTGGGGGAACCTGTCGATGGTCCGGGCGTTCGCACCCGTCATCGAGCGGAACGGCGGCGGCACGATCGTCAACGTCCTGTCGGCCCTGTCGTGGTTCGCGTACCCCGGCAGCGGTGGGTACGCGGCCGCCAAGGCAGCGGAGTGGAACATGACCAACGCCGTGCGGCTCGAACTCGTGCCGCGGGGCGTCACGGTGCAGGGACTCCACCTCGGCGCCGCCGACACCGACATCATGGCCGGGTACGAGGGTCAGATGATCGACCCGATGGAGGTCGCGATCGCGTCCCTGGACGGCGTCCAGCGGGACGCGGCCGAGGTCGTCGTCGACGAGTGGAGCGCGCTGGTGAAGGCGTCGCTGGCGGCCGATCCGGCCGCGTTCTACGCGCAGTTCGGGATCTGA
- a CDS encoding aldo/keto reductase, which produces MQRRTLASTGRETSVIGLGTWQFGGDWGPVEDADAFAVMDASFESGVTLFDTADVYGDGRSEELIGRWLRANADSGVTVTTKMGRRADQVPSNYSAANFREWVDRSRTNLQQDTLDLVQLHCPPSPVFDDDAVYDALDALVADQSIAAYGVSVETADQALTAIERPGVASVQIILNAFRLKPLDAVLPAAREAGVAVLARVPLASGLLSGKYTTDTEFAPEDHRTYNRHGEAFDQGETFSGVPFEDGVRAAQEFAAALPDGVSVPQAALAWIVAQDGVTAAIPGARNAEQARSNAAAGSLDPVPGLDATVHELYDRWFRATVHERW; this is translated from the coding sequence ATGCAGCGACGCACCCTGGCCAGCACCGGCCGTGAGACCTCCGTGATCGGCCTCGGCACCTGGCAGTTCGGCGGCGACTGGGGTCCGGTGGAGGACGCCGATGCCTTCGCGGTCATGGACGCCTCGTTCGAGTCCGGCGTGACGCTCTTCGACACCGCCGACGTCTACGGCGACGGTCGCAGCGAGGAGCTCATCGGGCGATGGCTCCGTGCCAACGCCGACTCCGGCGTCACGGTCACGACGAAGATGGGCCGCCGTGCGGACCAGGTCCCGTCGAACTACAGCGCGGCGAACTTCCGCGAATGGGTCGACCGCTCACGCACGAACCTGCAGCAGGACACGCTGGACCTGGTCCAGCTGCACTGCCCGCCGTCCCCTGTGTTCGACGACGACGCCGTCTACGACGCGCTCGACGCGCTCGTCGCCGATCAGTCGATCGCCGCGTACGGCGTCAGCGTCGAGACTGCCGACCAGGCGCTCACCGCGATCGAGCGGCCCGGTGTCGCGAGCGTCCAGATCATCCTCAACGCGTTCCGCTTGAAGCCGCTGGACGCGGTCCTGCCGGCCGCACGGGAGGCAGGGGTCGCCGTGCTCGCGCGCGTCCCGTTGGCATCGGGGTTGCTCTCCGGCAAGTACACCACCGACACCGAGTTCGCCCCGGAGGACCACCGCACCTACAACCGCCACGGCGAGGCGTTCGACCAGGGCGAGACCTTCAGCGGCGTGCCGTTCGAGGACGGTGTCCGGGCGGCGCAGGAGTTCGCCGCCGCACTGCCCGACGGCGTCTCCGTCCCGCAGGCGGCGCTGGCCTGGATCGTCGCGCAGGACGGCGTCACGGCCGCGATCCCCGGCGCACGGAACGCCGAGCAGGCCCGCTCCAACGCCGCCGCCGGCTCGCTCGACCCTGTCCCGGGACTCGACGCGACCGTGCACGAGCTGTACGACCGGTGGTTCCGCGCGACGGTGCACGAGCGCTGGTGA
- a CDS encoding DUF4126 family protein, with the protein MAKNTKHTGTRALLLGILSGGRSATPLALLALNRDRKELTGAWQDWPMFRTQLGRGLLVAGAVGELVGDKLPKTPSRIAVAGLIGRAGSGALVGAAIATTGKRDRRVEGAVLGAVGALIGSFAGYFLRKAIGTTTGLRDPLVALGEDAAVIAGSSKVITAR; encoded by the coding sequence ATGGCGAAGAACACCAAGCACACCGGCACGCGAGCACTGCTGCTCGGCATCCTGAGCGGCGGTCGGAGCGCGACGCCCCTGGCCCTGCTGGCGCTGAACCGGGACCGCAAGGAGCTCACCGGTGCGTGGCAGGACTGGCCGATGTTCCGCACGCAGCTCGGTCGCGGGCTGCTCGTCGCCGGTGCCGTCGGGGAGCTCGTCGGGGACAAGCTGCCGAAGACCCCGAGTCGCATCGCGGTAGCCGGGCTCATCGGGCGCGCCGGATCTGGTGCCCTCGTCGGCGCGGCGATCGCCACGACCGGCAAGCGTGACCGCCGCGTCGAGGGAGCGGTCCTCGGCGCGGTCGGTGCGCTCATCGGCAGCTTCGCCGGCTACTTCCTGCGCAAGGCGATCGGGACCACGACGGGCCTCCGGGACCCGCTCGTCGCCCTCGGCGAAGACGCCGCGGTGATCGCGGGCTCGTCCAAGGTGATCACCGCGCGCTGA
- a CDS encoding aldo/keto reductase, which translates to MDNITLNNGVQLPPIGFGVFQSSPEDTVDAVRTALEVGYRHIDTAAAYGNERQVGEGIRASGVDRDDIVVETKIWVSDYGYDETLHAFDKATRKLGFDTVDVLILHQPAPDRFAKTVAAYQALEQLYADGRVRAIGVSNFMPHHLRSLLDQTDVIPALNQIELHPYFTQPDVQRADAEHGILDQAWSPIGGITFYPGFGDERVSVLDDPTIRAIGEAHGKTAAQVMLRWHLQQGRNAIPKSTNPGRIAENFDVFDFALSDEELASLDALDTGKRNGPDPDGTDTSRFERVIPED; encoded by the coding sequence ATGGACAACATCACCCTCAACAACGGCGTCCAGCTCCCCCCGATCGGCTTCGGCGTCTTCCAGAGCTCCCCTGAGGACACGGTCGACGCGGTGCGGACCGCGCTCGAGGTCGGCTACCGCCACATCGACACCGCCGCCGCGTACGGCAATGAACGACAGGTCGGCGAGGGCATCCGCGCCTCGGGCGTCGACCGCGACGACATCGTGGTCGAGACCAAGATCTGGGTCTCCGACTACGGGTACGACGAGACCCTGCACGCGTTCGACAAGGCGACGCGCAAGCTCGGCTTCGACACGGTCGACGTGCTGATCCTGCACCAGCCCGCACCGGACCGCTTCGCCAAGACCGTCGCCGCGTACCAGGCGCTCGAGCAGCTGTACGCCGACGGCCGGGTCCGGGCAATCGGGGTGAGCAACTTCATGCCGCACCACCTCCGCTCGCTCCTCGACCAGACGGACGTCATCCCGGCGCTCAACCAGATCGAGCTGCACCCGTACTTCACGCAACCGGACGTGCAGCGGGCCGACGCCGAGCACGGGATCCTCGACCAGGCGTGGTCCCCGATCGGCGGCATCACCTTCTACCCGGGCTTCGGTGACGAGCGGGTCAGCGTGCTCGACGACCCGACGATCCGCGCGATCGGCGAGGCGCACGGCAAGACCGCTGCGCAGGTCATGCTCCGCTGGCACCTGCAGCAGGGGCGGAACGCGATCCCGAAGTCGACGAACCCCGGACGGATCGCGGAGAACTTCGACGTCTTCGACTTCGCGCTGTCCGACGAGGAGCTCGCGTCCCTCGACGCCCTCGACACCGGGAAGCGCAACGGCCCAGACCCCGACGGGACGGACACGTCGCGCTTCGAGCGTGTCATCCCTGAGGACTGA
- a CDS encoding aldo/keto reductase: MQTRKLGELEVGAIGLGTMGMSAFYSGAGTDDDESIRTIHRALDLGVTLIDTAEMYGPYINEELVARAIADRRDDVVLATKFGIITHTPGEITPSTERAISSDPESVRIALEGSLQRLGTDHIDLWYQHRVDPNVPIEDVVGQLAGFVQEGKIRHIGLSEAGAETIRKAHAVHPITALQSEYSLWTRDPEDGVLDTLRELGIGLVPYSPLGRGFLTGAITKPSDLDADDFRRVNPRFQEEAFATNMRIVDEVKSVATEAGATPAQVALAWLLAQGDDIVPIPGTKRVSRLEENVGAADLTLTADQVARLSALPAPTGDRYPDMSGIGR, translated from the coding sequence ATGCAGACACGGAAGCTCGGAGAACTCGAGGTCGGCGCGATCGGCCTCGGCACCATGGGGATGAGCGCCTTCTACTCGGGCGCCGGCACGGACGACGACGAGTCGATCCGCACCATCCACCGCGCACTCGACCTGGGCGTCACGCTCATCGACACCGCCGAGATGTACGGCCCGTACATCAACGAGGAGCTCGTCGCCCGCGCGATCGCGGACCGCCGCGACGACGTCGTCCTCGCCACGAAGTTCGGCATCATCACGCACACGCCCGGCGAGATCACGCCGAGCACCGAACGGGCGATCAGCTCGGACCCCGAGTCGGTGCGCATCGCCCTGGAGGGATCGCTCCAGCGCCTCGGCACCGACCACATCGACCTCTGGTACCAGCACCGCGTCGACCCGAACGTGCCGATCGAGGACGTCGTCGGCCAGCTCGCCGGCTTCGTGCAGGAGGGCAAGATCCGCCACATCGGCCTGTCGGAGGCCGGCGCCGAGACGATCAGGAAGGCGCACGCCGTCCACCCGATCACGGCGCTGCAGAGCGAGTACTCCCTGTGGACGCGCGACCCCGAGGACGGCGTGCTCGACACCCTCCGCGAGCTCGGCATCGGCCTGGTGCCGTACTCCCCGCTCGGCCGCGGGTTCCTGACGGGCGCGATCACGAAGCCGTCCGACCTCGACGCCGACGACTTCCGCCGCGTGAACCCGCGCTTCCAAGAGGAAGCGTTCGCCACGAACATGCGCATCGTCGATGAGGTGAAGAGCGTCGCCACCGAGGCCGGCGCGACTCCCGCGCAGGTCGCCCTCGCGTGGCTCCTGGCCCAGGGCGACGACATCGTCCCGATCCCCGGCACGAAGCGGGTCTCCCGGCTCGAGGAGAACGTCGGCGCAGCCGACCTCACCCTCACCGCCGACCAGGTGGCGCGCCTGTCGGCGCTGCCCGCCCCGACCGGCGACCGCTACCCCGACATGTCGGGCATCGGCCGGTAA
- a CDS encoding FAD-binding protein: MTEGRSTTTRSTTTRRGLIAGGVGLGLAGVLAACTGPSPSPTRTRTPSPTPTPSSPQGPDSWDALAAAVSGTLLRSGSTGWDGARVLENPRYDDADPQGILRVANSDDVVAGLAFARNTHTPVALRAGGHSYTGWSAGGASGTDVPRSLVISTQALDGIDVSGDSVTIGPGAQLGDVYAALAKAGRAIGAGSCPTVGIGGLTLGGGVGVLVRSFGLTCDQLTGATVVTADGAVHEVSATREPDLFWACRGGGGGTVGVVTSMTFRTQAAPPVLLFSIVFPWSAARDVVRAWQDWAPKADPKLWSTLKLLAGSRHSAPTVTVTGTWTGEKSGADTSVDGFIQATGVTPTTHTATELTYGQAMAQLGGKAQRVSQAATSSIGTAALTDAQIDVLVQQAAGAGEVSGVLEGGVALDALGGVVADVGRTDSAFPWRSALCTVQYTAVFRNGADPAPFDQYVRGFRKAMTPAWGDGAYANYCDAAITDPAAYFDVNTSRLHRIAEQADPDGRFAQPNWV; the protein is encoded by the coding sequence GTGACCGAGGGACGCAGCACGACCACACGCAGCACGACCACACGCAGGGGGCTCATCGCCGGGGGAGTCGGGCTCGGGCTCGCGGGGGTCCTGGCCGCGTGCACCGGGCCGTCGCCGTCGCCGACCCGCACGCGGACACCGAGTCCCACCCCGACACCGTCGTCACCTCAGGGCCCGGATTCGTGGGACGCGCTGGCCGCCGCGGTCTCCGGCACGCTGCTGCGCTCCGGCTCGACGGGGTGGGACGGCGCGCGCGTGCTCGAGAACCCCCGGTACGACGACGCCGACCCGCAGGGCATCCTCCGCGTGGCGAACAGCGACGACGTCGTCGCCGGGCTCGCGTTCGCCAGGAACACGCACACCCCGGTGGCGCTCCGGGCCGGCGGCCACTCGTACACGGGGTGGTCGGCCGGCGGTGCGTCCGGGACCGACGTCCCGCGGTCGCTGGTGATCAGCACGCAGGCGCTGGACGGGATCGACGTCTCCGGCGACTCCGTGACGATCGGCCCCGGCGCACAGCTCGGCGACGTCTATGCGGCGCTGGCGAAAGCCGGCCGGGCGATCGGCGCGGGATCCTGCCCGACGGTGGGCATCGGCGGGCTGACGCTCGGCGGCGGTGTCGGCGTCCTCGTCCGGTCGTTCGGGCTGACGTGCGACCAGCTCACCGGAGCCACGGTCGTCACCGCCGACGGAGCCGTGCACGAGGTCTCGGCCACGCGCGAACCGGACCTGTTCTGGGCCTGCCGCGGTGGGGGCGGTGGAACCGTCGGCGTCGTGACGTCGATGACGTTCCGGACGCAAGCCGCGCCTCCCGTCCTGCTCTTCAGCATCGTGTTCCCCTGGTCGGCCGCTCGGGACGTCGTGCGCGCCTGGCAGGACTGGGCGCCGAAGGCGGACCCGAAGCTCTGGTCGACGCTGAAGCTGCTCGCCGGATCCCGGCACAGCGCACCGACCGTGACGGTCACCGGTACCTGGACAGGCGAGAAGTCAGGTGCTGACACCAGCGTCGACGGTTTCATCCAGGCGACCGGGGTGACGCCGACCACACACACGGCGACCGAGCTGACGTACGGACAGGCCATGGCGCAGCTCGGCGGGAAGGCGCAGCGGGTGTCGCAGGCGGCGACCTCGTCGATCGGGACCGCCGCGTTGACGGACGCCCAGATCGACGTGCTCGTGCAGCAGGCCGCGGGTGCGGGGGAGGTGTCCGGCGTGCTCGAGGGCGGGGTCGCGCTCGACGCACTCGGCGGGGTCGTGGCCGATGTCGGGCGGACGGACAGTGCGTTCCCGTGGCGGTCGGCGCTCTGCACGGTGCAGTACACCGCGGTGTTCCGGAACGGTGCCGACCCGGCGCCGTTCGACCAGTACGTGCGCGGGTTCCGGAAGGCGATGACGCCGGCGTGGGGCGACGGGGCGTACGCGAACTACTGCGACGCGGCGATCACGGACCCGGCGGCGTACTTCGACGTGAACACCTCGCGGCTGCACCGGATCGCCGAGCAGGCGGACCCCGATGGCCGCTTCGCCCAGCCGAACTGGGTGTGA
- a CDS encoding aldo/keto reductase — protein sequence MTTGPDTTTRPADASGTFRIGGDLEVNRLGYGTMQLTGPGVWGPPKDHDEAVRVLKRAVELGVNFFDTADSYGPYVAEELLHEALHPYGDDIVIATKAGLTRTGPNEWPPVGRPEYLRQEAEMSLRRLGLERIDLFQLHRIDPKVPLEDQVGELKKLQDEGKIRHIGLSEVQVDDVKAAQEIATIVSVQNLYNLQKRDAEELLDWSTEQGIGFIPWFPLATGGLTGDDSPLTDLAKRKDATPAQIALAWLLKRSPVVLPIPGTSSVAHLEDNLAGATIELTDDEFEELSALGN from the coding sequence ATGACGACAGGTCCTGACACCACCACCCGTCCCGCCGACGCCTCCGGTACGTTCCGCATCGGCGGCGATCTCGAGGTGAACCGCCTCGGGTACGGCACCATGCAGCTCACCGGCCCCGGGGTCTGGGGACCCCCGAAGGACCACGACGAAGCCGTCCGCGTCCTGAAGCGCGCCGTCGAGCTCGGCGTGAACTTCTTCGACACCGCCGACAGCTACGGCCCCTACGTCGCCGAAGAGCTGCTCCACGAAGCGCTCCACCCCTACGGCGACGACATCGTGATCGCGACGAAGGCCGGCCTCACCCGCACGGGCCCGAACGAGTGGCCGCCCGTCGGCCGACCGGAGTACCTGCGGCAGGAGGCCGAGATGAGCCTGCGCCGCCTAGGGCTCGAGCGCATCGACCTGTTCCAGCTGCACCGCATCGACCCGAAGGTCCCGCTGGAGGACCAGGTCGGTGAGCTCAAGAAGCTCCAGGACGAGGGCAAGATCCGGCACATCGGCCTGTCCGAGGTCCAGGTGGACGACGTGAAGGCCGCGCAGGAGATTGCCACGATCGTCTCCGTGCAGAACCTCTACAACCTGCAGAAGCGCGACGCCGAGGAGCTCCTCGACTGGTCGACCGAGCAGGGCATCGGTTTCATCCCGTGGTTCCCGCTCGCCACCGGCGGCCTGACCGGCGACGACTCCCCGCTGACCGACCTCGCGAAGCGCAAGGACGCCACCCCGGCGCAGATCGCCCTCGCCTGGCTGCTCAAGCGATCGCCGGTCGTGCTGCCGATCCCCGGCACCTCGAGCGTCGCGCACCTCGAGGACAACCTCGCGGGCGCGACGATCGAGCTGACCGACGACGAGTTCGAGGAGCTCTCCGCGCTCGGCAACTGA
- a CDS encoding SDR family oxidoreductase: protein MTERLDDRIVLVTGANGGLGEEFVRQALERGAAKVYATARSPRQWDDDRIVPLTLDLTDAGSIASAAAAAPDVDLLVNNAAIAPSSDGSIASADDDVLRSVFETNVFGTIKVSGAFAPVLARNGGGAVLNVLSLAAWTPIPTVYAASKAAAWSATNGLRTELAAQGTTVTGVLVGMIDTAMGARFDVPKVSPASVVAQAYDGAVAGAFEVLADDDTRMVKGLLSRPAEDLGEATAQAMAAIAG from the coding sequence ATGACTGAGCGACTCGACGACCGGATCGTGCTCGTGACCGGAGCGAACGGCGGGCTCGGCGAGGAGTTCGTGCGCCAGGCCCTCGAACGCGGCGCCGCCAAGGTGTACGCGACCGCCCGCTCCCCGCGGCAGTGGGACGACGACCGGATCGTGCCGCTGACCCTCGACCTGACCGACGCGGGGTCGATCGCGTCGGCAGCGGCGGCCGCTCCCGACGTCGACCTGCTCGTGAACAACGCCGCCATCGCCCCCAGCTCCGACGGTTCGATCGCGAGCGCGGACGACGACGTGCTCCGGTCCGTCTTCGAGACGAACGTGTTCGGGACGATCAAGGTCTCCGGCGCGTTCGCCCCCGTGCTCGCCCGGAACGGCGGCGGCGCCGTGCTGAACGTGCTGTCCCTCGCCGCATGGACGCCGATCCCGACGGTGTACGCCGCGTCCAAGGCGGCCGCATGGTCCGCGACGAACGGGCTGCGGACCGAGTTGGCGGCGCAGGGCACGACCGTGACCGGGGTCCTCGTCGGCATGATCGACACCGCGATGGGGGCACGGTTCGACGTGCCGAAGGTGAGCCCGGCGAGCGTCGTCGCGCAGGCGTACGACGGCGCGGTCGCCGGCGCGTTCGAGGTCCTCGCCGACGACGACACCCGGATGGTCAAGGGACTGCTGAGCCGCCCCGCCGAGGACCTCGGCGAGGCGACCGCGCAGGCGATGGCGGCGATCGCGGGCTGA